One window of Phycisphaerae bacterium genomic DNA carries:
- a CDS encoding LON peptidase substrate-binding domain-containing protein, producing the protein MADDSRAIPEIVPVFPLPEVVLFPHTILRLHIFEPRYRAMMKDALAGPRMISVALLRPGYEPLEFTRHAPIHKTIGVGQIYQSEQVANGNYNLLLRGVGRATIVEELTERDYRLARVTPVQTYCHSSQTQVDQLREELFAAIRGNRALDPDVRRHWLRLAEADLDLDDVCDLIAAGLPVEAELRQCLLDEPEAAARTQMLIDHMRTLAAIARNYWRPMRPDGNSMN; encoded by the coding sequence ATGGCAGACGATTCGCGGGCCATCCCGGAGATCGTGCCGGTTTTTCCGCTGCCGGAGGTGGTGCTTTTTCCGCACACGATTCTGCGGCTGCACATTTTCGAGCCGCGCTACCGGGCGATGATGAAGGACGCGCTCGCCGGGCCGCGCATGATCTCGGTGGCGTTGCTGCGGCCGGGTTACGAGCCGCTGGAGTTCACGCGGCACGCGCCGATCCACAAGACGATCGGCGTCGGGCAGATTTACCAGTCCGAGCAGGTGGCCAATGGGAACTACAACCTCCTGCTGCGCGGCGTCGGCCGGGCGACGATTGTCGAGGAGTTGACGGAACGTGACTACCGGCTGGCGCGCGTCACGCCGGTGCAGACGTATTGCCACAGCAGCCAGACGCAGGTGGACCAGTTGCGCGAGGAGCTGTTCGCGGCGATTCGCGGCAATCGGGCGCTCGATCCAGACGTGCGCCGGCACTGGTTGCGGCTGGCGGAGGCCGACCTTGATCTGGACGACGTGTGCGACCTGATCGCGGCGGGTCTGCCGGTCGAGGCGGAGCTGCGGCAATGCCTGCTGGACGAGCCGGAAGCCGCGGCGCGGACGCAGATGCTGATTGACCACATGCGGACGCTCGCTGCCATCGCCCGCAACTACTGGCGGCCGATGCGGCCGGACGGGAACAGCATGAACTGA
- the recO gene encoding DNA repair protein RecO produces MNPLKDEAVVVRLTEFSETSQIVTLFAAQHGLLRLIAKGARRSTKTRFSAGLDLLERGEVGFVPPHGDAQLATLTDWVQRDTFAGVRRELLRLYGALYAVELVAALTEEADPHPELYAALVATLGALAGEGPASACLPAFQSDLLRAIGYAPHLTECVSCHRPIGAARVVFFSAGAGGLLCRDCEAHYVEKWRVPPELVTTTPQTGPPRAWFELLDYHLTHVAGRRFKTAADVAALLAKTPSGGL; encoded by the coding sequence ATGAATCCCCTGAAGGACGAGGCGGTCGTGGTGCGGCTGACCGAGTTCTCGGAGACGTCGCAGATCGTCACGCTGTTCGCGGCGCAGCACGGCCTGTTGCGGCTGATCGCGAAGGGCGCCCGCCGGAGCACCAAGACCCGCTTCTCCGCCGGTCTGGACCTGCTGGAGCGGGGCGAGGTGGGCTTCGTGCCGCCGCACGGCGATGCGCAGCTCGCGACGCTGACGGACTGGGTGCAGCGTGACACGTTTGCGGGCGTGCGGCGCGAGCTGCTGCGGCTCTATGGCGCGCTGTACGCGGTCGAGCTGGTCGCGGCATTGACGGAGGAGGCGGACCCACACCCGGAGCTGTACGCGGCCCTGGTGGCGACACTGGGGGCGCTGGCGGGAGAGGGGCCGGCGTCGGCGTGTCTGCCGGCGTTTCAGAGTGATCTGCTGCGGGCGATCGGGTACGCGCCGCATCTGACGGAGTGTGTGAGCTGTCACCGGCCGATTGGCGCGGCGCGCGTCGTCTTCTTTAGTGCCGGCGCGGGCGGGTTGCTGTGCCGCGATTGTGAGGCGCACTACGTCGAGAAATGGCGCGTGCCGCCGGAGCTGGTCACCACGACGCCGCAGACCGGTCCGCCGCGGGCGTGGTTCGAACTGCTCGATTATCACCTGACGCACGTTGCGGGCCGGCGATTCAAGACGGCGGCGGACGTGGCGGCGTTGCTCGCCAAAACGCCGTCCGGAGGGCTATGA
- a CDS encoding dipeptide epimerase, with translation MKLSWHRQTIRPRHRFATSGWGTDEKETIIVELEHDGVVGLGECVPSELYGQTLESCEATLAVVPQLLGNDPFAIEPIIQRLIAAYDSQRATIDGLDAALHDWCGKKLGVPAWRLLGLPQPRKQTTFTIGVADRDLTRVKVNEALEAGFDALKIKVGVEDDHQTLTYIRERFNGPLFLDANMAWTPEQAMKMIPALAQYRPTLIEQPLKKEDWKHMAELRKLGVAPIFADESCERPADVLRLQGCVDGINIKFNKCGGIREALRMVTLARALDMKIMLGCFVCSSLAIAPPLTISSLIDYADLDGALLLAKDPFDGITRQGGIITLSEKPGLGVWPRK, from the coding sequence ATGAAACTGAGCTGGCACCGGCAGACGATCCGCCCGCGGCACCGCTTCGCGACCTCGGGGTGGGGCACCGATGAGAAGGAAACGATCATCGTCGAGCTCGAACACGACGGCGTGGTCGGGCTGGGCGAGTGCGTGCCGTCGGAACTCTACGGCCAGACGCTGGAGTCCTGCGAGGCCACGCTGGCCGTCGTGCCCCAACTGCTGGGCAACGACCCCTTCGCCATCGAGCCCATCATCCAGCGCCTGATCGCGGCGTACGATTCCCAGCGCGCCACAATCGACGGCCTCGACGCGGCCCTGCACGACTGGTGCGGCAAGAAGCTGGGCGTGCCCGCGTGGCGCCTGCTCGGGTTGCCGCAGCCGCGCAAGCAAACCACGTTCACCATCGGCGTCGCCGACCGCGACCTGACCCGCGTCAAGGTGAACGAGGCCCTCGAGGCCGGCTTCGACGCGCTGAAGATCAAGGTCGGCGTCGAGGACGACCACCAGACGCTGACCTACATCCGCGAGCGCTTCAACGGGCCGCTGTTCCTGGACGCGAACATGGCCTGGACGCCGGAACAGGCCATGAAGATGATCCCCGCGCTGGCACAGTACCGCCCGACGCTGATCGAGCAGCCGCTGAAGAAAGAGGATTGGAAGCACATGGCTGAGCTGCGTAAGCTGGGCGTGGCGCCGATCTTCGCCGACGAGAGCTGCGAGCGGCCCGCGGACGTGCTGCGGCTGCAGGGCTGCGTCGACGGGATCAACATCAAGTTCAACAAGTGCGGCGGCATCCGCGAGGCGCTGCGGATGGTGACGCTGGCGCGCGCCCTGGACATGAAGATCATGCTGGGTTGCTTCGTCTGCTCGAGCCTGGCGATTGCGCCGCCGCTCACGATCTCGTCGCTGATCGACTACGCGGACCTGGATGGTGCGTTGCTGCTGGCCAAGGACCCCTTCGACGGCATCACGCGTCAGGGCGGCATCATCACGCTGAGCGAAAAGCCCGGCCTCGGCGTCTGGCCGCGCAAGTAG